TCTTGGCTTCCTGTAGTCCTGAGCCAGCAGGGGGCTGGGAGTCCCTGGGCCAGTCCCCTGGGAGGTCAGTGCCTGTGCCCCAGGTGGCTGTGCTGGGCCAAAAGAGCTCttttccctcacagccctctGGCCCCAGGAGAGAGACCAAAATTTCTCCCTCCAGCTGGACCTGAGCAACAGTGGGCAGGCAGGTCCCCAGGGAGAGTTGAGGTCCTTCCTTAACTCCTTCCAGGCTGCAGGAAGTAGGATGGCTGGGGCCCGTTCACGTTGACAGGCCCTGCGGACTCAGTCCCTGCACGGTGGGCACCCAGGTGGGGCTCGGAACCTGAGCCTGGACCCCGGCTACCAGCTGTCCCTTGGCTGGTATGGACCAAGGCTAAGAATGGTCAGAGCCGTGGCTGGCCCCTAAAGCAGCCGCTGCTTACAGTGCAGCCTCGAGTAAGGTGGGGTGCAGTGGTCCCGGTGGACAGCACAGAAGAGCCCTGCTGACCCTCTTTAATGTCCAGACACCCCAGCCAGCACAAGACACCAGCCCAGGCTACGTCCATGGTCGGCTCCAGGCAGAGCTGAGCCAGAGGCAAGCTGGCGGGGCAGATGTGAAGAGCACCCACCCAGAGGCACTCGTCCTCCATCCTGGCTCAGGCGCAAGTGGTCATCTCCAGGGACAATGCGCCGGTTCTGGTGACCGACCACTGAGCTTGCTGTCGAAGCCTGGGTCGTGAGGAGGGCCACACTACAGGGGACCCCCTTTTTGCCCCGCCTGGCTGGAACCCTAGATGTGACCTGCGCCAAGCACCTGTTCAGGAAAGGCGGTCCAGACACTCCAAGGTGCCAGATCCCTCCTCAGAGGCTGGGCACCTACCTTTGTCACCTGCATTCTGGTGGCCCCGTCCTTCAAGGAAGCCTGAGAGTGTGCTAGTGGAGCCGCTGGCAATGCACCAGCTGTGActggctgctgtggggacagTGCCAACTGTGCCAGCCTCCAGAAGTCCTATGGCAGACGGCCTCTGCAGCTGGACAGAGGAGCCATGTGGCAATGGCAGGAGGCTGGGCCTCAAATAGTTCCAACCCCACCCAAACCTTGGGTCCTGCTCGTCCCCAGACCCCTTCCCAAGCAAAACAGTACGTGTCTCAGCCAGGCCATGCTCTGTGGTGGACACTGCCCCCTCAAGCTTGGGGCTGGTGGGGCAGGTTCCACAGGTTCCAGTGTCCACATGACAggtgcccctccccccatatcCTGAGGGTCCTTCTGGGGCCCACCTCCCCTGGGGAGCACTGGAGGTACGTGGAAAAGGACTGGAGGGGGCCTGCTAAGTTGTTCACACCTTCTTGCCACAGCTACCAACTGTGGGGGGGCTCAGGCCAGTGGTTTCTTCACCCACCCAGCCCACAACCCAGACACTGGACACCCAACTCCCTGGGGCGGGGCAGGGCCGGGCCACGGAGCCCTGGGCACAGCCTCAGACCAAGGCCTCTTGGCATGAAAGCCTCAATCTCAGGCCTGGGGGACCTTTTTGGGGAGGAATGCAGGAAGTCCCTGCTCCAAGACCACTCTCCACACTGAGGATTGCATCACACATGTCCATGGGACATCAACTTTATCTGGGGCTTTGCTCTCTTGAAGACAGATTTTGCAACCAACCTGGATGCATCCGTCCAAGGGGGGTTCTAAGGATGCCCAGTCGCCCTCCACCAGGGGCTGTGACCCCCAAGGGAGAGCAGCAAGGCCACAGTGGGGCAGCGGGCCCATTCGGCTCCGGGTAAAGACTACACAGCACCCACCTACCCCCACTGCTGACTCCGGGctttaaatgaacatttaaatgcAGAACAGAAGTAACACGTTAAGTCAGGTGTTTGCTAGACATTCTGCCTCCCGAGCCTCAGCAAACACTGAGTGTGTGGAGCAGACACTGGGGGCCAGCATGGCGTGGCACCACCACCAGGGTCCACTGTCGGTATCAGGACACCACCTCTGCTGCAGACACGGCAGCCTGCCCACGGGCTAACCTGGGCACTGGGCATAGGGCCCAGGTGGACTTGCATTTATGCCAACACAGACTCAAACAGCACAAAATTTAGGAACAAAGAtataatgaaagatttttttcacaaGAGTGGATTAAATACATACAAGTGGTAAATTATAgggcaattttaaataaattgatcaaaaaaaacagaaaaaaatcaaagatgtgAAAATGCATGGCTGCACTTCAGTTTTCCTGCTGGCCTCTGGAGTGAGGTCAGTGTCATCCGGTGGTTCTCACAGGTGAATTCAGCAAACAGACGTAGAGCGGGACGGTGTCAGCAATCCAAAACTGAGAGCCTCCTGCCGCCCACCCCTGAACTTGGCCGTGTCCTCCCAGGACAGCCTTTCCCTGGTGATGCCCAGCTCTGTGTCACCTTCTAGGAAGGGCTGGCAGCTGGCACGGATCCGCTGGAAAAAGGAACACATAAGCCTACCTTGAGGGTCAACCCAAGGTTTGGCCCAGGTACCACGGAAGCTTCAAAGTGCGCAGAAACTGCCTGTCGGGTGGGGACCCCCGCCTCGAGGGCTGCTGGGGGGGCTCCAGCCTCCACCAGCACAGGAGGGGGCCCCAGGAGCCTGGTAGGGAGGGGAGGCCCTGTATGTGAGAGCGGCTGGGCCGCCCCCTAAGGAGAAGGACGACACCTTGTGGTCAGAAAGGGCAGACTCCCACCTCCGACCTCAGCAAGGCAAGGAGCGATTTCCTGGGAGCCCGCTGCTCCGTTCCAGGCCAACAGGCATTAACACGCCAGAGCCGAACCCCGCTCTCCGGACCCCGTCCATGGCCTTCCCTGGCCAGCCCGACCCCGGGCCCCACCGCCAGGCCCTCGCCCACACGGCCGAGCGCAGCCCTGGGACCGGCTCCTGCCTGGCGGGTCGGAGCTCCGTGGGACTAAGAACGCACGCAGAGTACTTGTGGGCATCGAGTTTTGTATTTGTAAGTGACCAaatctaataaaatgaaaaacggGTTTACTAAACAGGTCCAAGAGACGATACAGGAGAGAAGCTCTACCCCAAGCACGAGGCCCTCCTCCTGGACACCCGAGCTCCACGGCCCGACAGACCCCAGGCGAGAACAGGGGCTCGCGATCTCGCGGCTGCTCCAAATCCAAACCACACACtctggcttttgttttcctcttaaaggttttaaaaagctAACCCCCCGAGTCAGGCGGGTCCGCCCTGCGCTCGGCGGCACGGCCAGCCAGTGGCAAGGCTCGGGCCAGCGTCCCCGTTGGCGACCACGTGTGCCGGCGGCGGCCTGCGGCTCACTCCTGAGCTATGCTCCTCAGCACGTACTTGACCGTGTAGGCGAAGGCCGCAAAGCCGACTATGACAAACAAGTTCGCCAGCGCGCCGCCCAGGAGTCCGTGGTGCCGGTTGGCCTGCTGCAGGCCCGCGAGGTgcggccccgcccccggcgcATGCGCGTTGAGGCGCTGGAGCCCGTTCTGGCCGTGGTGCGCTGCCCCGTCGGGAACCACGTCTGGGAGCGGGAGAGCCTGGGGTCTGCTGTTGAGTTCATCCtgtgctttctgtttctgtttaattTCCTAAGAGAACAATAGCGAGAAACAAGGGTTGGTCTAAACAAACCCGGGAGGGTCCTGTGATCCACCGTGGGACCCTGCAAGGTCGCAATCTCTGACACCCGCCCGCCCTCGCTGGTGGGCGCTGCTGGGACCGGTTTACAGATGTGGGGGCCAAGTGACTAGCCAGAATCACCAAGCCTGCACCTCGCGGGCCGGGGACAAAGCCAGGCCCCAATGACCCTGACTGGCTGTGGCCCTGACCTGCCTGTGGCCCAGCCTCCCCCGCTCCCGGCCACCAAGACCAGGGAGCATTCCAGCTCCATGCCCTGCTGGGGACAGGCCCCGGCCCCGCTTTCCCGGACCCTAGAGTGCGTGCAGGGACAGGTGACCCTCGGTGCCCAGGGACACCGGGcacatacattttctctttggaaaaaaatggatcTGAGAGTTTCTGACCCAGGGAAGCAAAACTACCTGCCAGCTTTCTTACCTCTGCGACGTCAGGAAACAATTCACAAAagactttgtcttttaaattaaacaCTAAACTCTGTGCAGCCAGTTGTCTcttctgggaagaaagagaagggaaagagtaGCCCAATGAAAGGCTGATTCCAATTGTGTAAAATTCTAAAAGCAGATTACTTTATAGTCAAGGGCTGCCGCTGTCTTCGCGGCACTGGATGCACTCGGTAAGCCTGGTCTTCACAACAAGCTCATTTAGTCCTATAAAGACTTATTTATCTTTCCACTATCATCAGTTAACGATCATAAATTTGATTCCTActtaaataataggaaaataaaagccaatTAACAAGGCAGACACCCTCACAGAATGGAGGGGCTGCGGTGCTGCACACCCTTCCCGAGGAGAATTGGGCCCCCAGGGCCCAGGGTCTCTCCAGGGGCCCCTGGGGAGCAGGGACACGGGCGGGAGCCCCCCCAACATGCAAACGGCGCTCTGCACCCCTCACCGTGAAGTCTGACGTCTCTATGCTGCCCAGGGTGGGGCCCTTCTCCACCATGAAGCTCAGGAGCCCGGTTAGGATGGTAGACACGGACCAGGCCGGGTTCCACGTGTCTGGGTGGAAATCCGTGATGGAAAGACACAGCCTGCACAGAAGAAAGGGACCACTCACCAGAGCGCACGCTCGTCAGGACCACACTCACACCGCAGGAGCACTGCCGCACCTTACCTCGTATTGCACTTGAATCTTCCATTGGGAGTGATCATATAAATACTAGGAGGTTTGAAAGGAAACTCTCTGGGGAAAATCAGCTTGCCATGGTAATAGCCACCTGTAGCCAAACAGAAAGAGCGGGGTCATGGTCCAGCGCGGCGCCTCCtggtccccaccccagccccacctcagTGCCTACTGGCTGACCGTCCCTGGAATGCACACATCTTGCTGCGGTCTCACGGGGGCTCGGGGCCACACCCTGGGAGCAGCCCCCTGCCCCCATGGCTATGCATGCCCCTCACCCGAAGCAGAGCGTCAAAGGAGAAGCTGCAAGGGCTCCTCGCCACCCCTCAACCACCGGGAAGCACGTCAGCTGAGGCCACTCCTGTTCCAGATCCTCCCTCTCCCGCACCACCCACTTTGCCTTCACCAAACTCCGCCAGCAGTGAGCAAACCTGCCACCATTTCTCCCCTCTGAAACAACAACAGGAAACAAAACCCTGAATCCACAGCCATCCAGTGCCTGCCGCCTGCTCCCTCGTCACGTACAACCACGGGAGCCCTGTCCGTAGCTGCCACGCTCGCCCATCACCTGACAAGCCTCTTGCTGCCACCATGGTCCCTCAAACCTGACCTCGAGGTCACCAGACACCCCCACTGGGCAGTCTGACCACATGTCAGGCCTCACGACCACTCCTGACCCTGTGTCCTTGAAGATCCACCCTGCTTGGCTCCCCTTCCTGTCCCGACCACCTGCACTTAGGGGGTCTCACCTGGCCTGGGGAGTACCTGATTACTGTCCAGCTGGCCCCTCCACCTGGACCCCTCTCCAAACTCCAGGCCCAGATACTGACCGTCTGGGTGACACTGCCCCAAAAAGGCCCAAGACAGAAGTCCTGCTATTTCACACACACAGCGACTCCATCCTCAGCTGCTCAGACTAAACTCTGGGCGCCCCTGCCCCTATCACACCTGCTCCGTCGGCAGACGCTGTTGGCCCCACCACCCCACACTTTGGATGACCTCGCTGGCCTCACTGCTTCCACCCCGCCCGCTTAGTTCAAGGTCCCACCAGCCTGCCCCACTCGAGGCCTCACAGCCTGGCTCTGAGGGCAGGCCCCGGGGGCTGGCTGGAAATGCAGAGCCCCAGGCCCACCCGACTGGCTGGGCTGAGCAGGACGTGTGCATGCACggatgtgtgcacacatacagtGAGGCTTGAGGAGCGCTGCCCCGTCCTCCCCCCCGCACCCAGGCGTGGTACTGCCTCCAGGACTGGGACACACCAGTCCCCAGTTGCCATAGGGCTCTGCACCAACGCCACTCTTGGGTGAGGCCTGCCACCACCTCCCATGGGCTGCAGTTCCCCAGTGGGAGGCGAACGCTACCAATGGCAGACAGAGCAGTGCCCAGTCATTAAGAAAAGGCCCGATGGAAAATGCAGGAGACTCCAGTGGCGTCACCTGTGACTCAGTGCCCATCAGGGAGGGGCCTGAAGCCAGGGCAGTGCCTGGAACTCCGCGGAGGGTGGGGGGTGCTGCCTGGCTGAGTGTGGGCCCGCAGGGGACTCAATACACTGACCCGTGGGCCCGCCTCTCCTGCACACCCAGAAACGCACACCAGCACAGCAGAACCCCGCCAGGAGGAAGGTCCTcagaggcagggcctgggcaAGGCCCCAGCGCACCGTGGGGTCCGTGCAGGAATGGGCGGAGGGGACCCTCCAGGAAGCAAATTCAAGGGGAGACAGCACGCTGCGACACACACAGGTAGCTGCTTACGTCAAACCACAGATACATGAAGACGTGCACTTCACTCTGCAGAGGATATTCTGGGGGAAGCCATGTTTGAGGGGAGACCTGGGAGGTGTCACCCCGAGAGCAGGCCGGGGCGCTGGGAGGGCGGATCCTCGCCCTGAGGTCAAAGGGCAGCTCTGAGTGCTCCTGAGCTAGCGGGTGTGGGGGCCCCTGTGCAGGCAGCACCCCCCCCCTTCAAGCTAAGTGTCCAGGGGACCGAGCCCCAGGCATGGCCCACCCTGGGGACGGAAGGGAGGCCTGTGCGGGCCACGGGGCCCTTCCCCCACGGAGCTGCGGTCCAATGCCCGGCAGCCACTGCCCTGTCCTGCTGTCCTGCAGAAACACAAGTCTTGACCTCAGGCCCAGTGGCTCCTCCCACTCTGCTCTATAAAAACTGTtagctattctaggtcctttgcctttccatgtaaatttcagaataaaaagtttaGAATAAGATTGTGTGCGTCTATGAAAAACTTTGTGAGGGTTTTGATTGGTAAAACCCACAGGTCAATTTAGGGAGCATTCTTTGGCGACACCTGTGTCCCAGGAAGCCACCTGGGAACTGTTGCGACCAGTGGGGCCCAGAGCGAGGACACAGCCAGATGGCCATGGACAGCAGGAAGGGAGGGTCAGATGCCAGGAGCCAGAGGGCgaaggagggcacagcccacacGGGCCCCGTCAGGCCAAGCACCCTCCCTTGCCTGGCAGGTGCGGCCCCTCAGAGGGGTCCCTTGGAGACCCTGTTGAGAGCAGCCAGCAGGAGGCAGCCCTGAGCTGAGGGGCAGGGGCACGGGCAGTGTGGGGGGCAGCAGGAAAGCTTCTGGTCTCTGAAGGGACTCTTTACTGGGAGGATCCGAGGGCCTAACCCAGCAGAGAAATACACAGGAGGACGGGACAGAAAAAAACGTTGAGTGACAGCGTTGGGTCTGAAAAGGGAGGCCTTATTCCCCAGACGGGAgacagggcaggccagcaggggGGGAGACATGGGGTCTCCTGCAGGACCAGCCCCCGCGCACCTGCACTCGGGgctgccctcctctctccctgccgCCTCCACCCCGTCCAGGCGCCGGGCTCATTTCCGCCAGCAACAGTCCTGGCTCGTCTTGGAGGTGGGGGTCTGTACAAAATTAATCAACGTTCACTCTGTATTTGGAAAATACTAGAACCCCAAAGAACAAACATAAAAGCCAGGCACAATCACACCACAAGGGAGAACACTGCCCATTCCTGGTCCCCATTCTTCGAGTTTGCTGAAAACATCCACGTCTAACATCCGCATCTTAATCGATCTGCGCTCCCTTCTGAAGCCCGTCCTTGCACATTTCTAGGAACCCAGCCCACACAAAGCCTTCTCAAGCTGGTAGCCCGCTGCTGGGCATTCGGCTGCCCCTGTGTGCCGGCCCCAGTGTGACGTTCCAGTGACACGCTCACCCTATAGATCCCGGGACAGATCCTCCCAGAACGGAGACCCCAGGCCACAGGAGAGTCTGGTGAGGCTAGTGACACATTTGCCAAACTACCTTCGACAGAGCTGGACCTTCCTCATTCCCAACTACCCACAAGTCTCCTCTGAAGTCCGGCAGTGGCTCTCTAACTTTCTCCTCTACAGCAGGACTTTTCCAGTAAAATATTATGCAAAACCCCCACGTGCTGCTCCAGCCACCTGGAGTCAGGACCGTGGCTGGACCAAAGGCACTGCCCACCTGGCCATGGCTGTGCCCTGGGCTTGCCCGGCCATGGCTACTTCTCCACCCAGGCTGACGCCTGGCTCCCCACAGGCCCAGGAGCTTGCTGACAGCTCCAAGGTCACTCTGTAAACGACACCAGACGACCCTAGGTGGCATCACCAGTCTGGCGTCAGCAGCAGTTAGGAGCGGGGAGGTGCCCGCTGAGGGTTCCCTAAGCCTCAGTACCCTGCCCCACCGAGGACTGGGCACAGAGAGTGTACTCGGTCCACACACCTTTCTCCCTGAGACAACATCCATCCCGGCCTGAGGAAGCAGCAGGAGAACCCAGCGCGTTTTACTGCCTATGGGCTCTGACTGCGCTGACATTACACTCGGCGGGCCTCACAGATGGTCCCTGGGGCACACGAGCAAAAGCACTGAGCAAGCACCTCCAGGATGTAGAGGAAAGCAGCGTGTGGGCCAGGGAAGAACACTCTGACGAATGCACCCCCACGTGAGAGGTGTGCACAGGCCAGGCCTGCTGAGGGCACAGGAGCTCAGGGCGGACTTACCTTCATAAGGGGTCATCTCAGGGCCTCGGACCACATAGTgcctgagggagagaggagagttaGCTGGCTCTGGGGGTGGGTGGCGCGTTCTCCCACCTGAGTCACTGCAGGGCCCAGCCAAAGCCAGACATTCACACGCTCGGTGCGCAGACTGAAGGTCAGGGTCAGTTCCTCCTGCCGCAGAGGCTTGAGTCCCCTGTCGCAGGGTCTCAGAAGCCGACCCTCTAAGTTTTCCACAAGCCCCTTTGTTGCCACGAAGCAATATGCAAATTAATACTCTGTAACCATTAACGtcaactgaaaatttttaaaactttcatttcacAAGCCGTCCttgacattttgtatttttcagtgtgCCCAAATACGATGCAGTAGACTAGACGGCAGGCAGCTGGTGACACGAGATGGCTGTGTCCCCAGCGTCGAAGTCCAGGAAGAACCAGACACAACCTCAGAGCAAGAATCCTCCAGCAAGAGCAGCAGGGACTGCATGACTGTCACCAGGCCACACCCAGGGCCCAAGCCCAGGAGTCCGCGTGCTGGGACAGGAGCAGCAGTGCCCACGAAGCTCTCGCCACGCCATCAAAGGCTTCGGCTCACGTCAATGAATCCAAGCTTACGGGTTCCACACAGaaaggcagaggaggaagcagaaacGCCAGGCCAGATGCAACCGTGCCCTGTGATGCCCCTCCCAACACCTCTTCTCTCCAGGGCACAACGACACCATTTTAACACGTCGGACGATCGCCGACACCTGCGGTCTGCCGGCTGATATGATTTACTCCCAAAACAGGCTGTGACCCTCTGTCAGCTGAGCAGGAACAGCCCCGCAGCCAAGCACGGACACACCCGGAACGTGGCCTTAATGTCACTGCTCCAATTCCGGTGCCAATGTGAGGTCGCTGGGAAGGGACAGTGGGCGCGTGTTCCGAGCGCCCAGCAGCGCTGGGGCGGCATAGTGAGGCCGGGCAGCACTCTGGGGGCAGAGCTCACACATGGGACCTGACACCGTGTCTGGGGGCTGCACATGCTCGGAGTGTAGACTTCTGCAGGTGCCAGGCAGAGGCGCCCCCATGACCCGCCCCCGCTGTGGTTGCTGGGTCTCTAGCGGACTGGGG
The Rhinolophus ferrumequinum isolate MPI-CBG mRhiFer1 chromosome 9, mRhiFer1_v1.p, whole genome shotgun sequence genome window above contains:
- the UBE2J2 gene encoding ubiquitin-conjugating enzyme E2 J2 isoform X2; its protein translation is MSSSSSKRAPTTATQRLKQDYLRIKKDPVPYICAEPLPSNILEWHYVVRGPEMTPYEGGYYHGKLIFPREFPFKPPSIYMITPNGRFKCNTRLCLSITDFHPDTWNPAWSVSTILTGLLSFMVEKGPTLGSIETSDFTKRQLAAQSLVFNLKDKVFCELFPDVAEEIKQKQKAQDELNSRPQALPLPDVVPDGAAHHGQNGLQRLNAHAPGAGPHLAGLQQANRHHGLLGGALANLFVIVGFAAFAYTVNGSVPAASPS
- the UBE2J2 gene encoding ubiquitin-conjugating enzyme E2 J2 isoform X1; this encodes MSSSSSKRAPTTATQRLKQDYLRIKKDPVPYICAEPLPSNILEWHYVVRGPEMTPYEGGYYHGKLIFPREFPFKPPSIYMITPNGRFKCNTRLCLSITDFHPDTWNPAWSVSTILTGLLSFMVEKGPTLGSIETSDFTKRQLAAQSLVFNLKDKVFCELFPDVAEEIKQKQKAQDELNSRPQALPLPDVVPDGAAHHGQNGLQRLNAHAPGAGPHLAGLQQANRHHGLLGGALANLFVIVGFAAFAYTVKYVLRSIAQE